In Chanodichthys erythropterus isolate Z2021 chromosome 9, ASM2448905v1, whole genome shotgun sequence, a genomic segment contains:
- the mier3b gene encoding mesoderm induction early response protein 3 isoform X1, producing MAEASFGSSSPVGSLSSEDHDFDPTAEMLIHEYDDERTLEEEELLDGEKNFSAELSDLEREGNMPIEELLAMYRYEASVSTGAGSSMDSSSVELADDLPDMTLDKEEIAKDLLSGDYEEETQSSADDLTPSVTSHDATDFFPRTLRSNATYDGDKESEGEEDGVSSEDSRKEIMVGSQYQAEVPMGLSHYNDDEKVYEEDDQLLWCPDVLSECKVRDYLKEALTQSTDDSTQDPTSEHIRDNEQALFELLKCNYDTREALTRYRSNVKTSKEESPPWSEDECRNFEHALQIYEKNFHLIQKHKVQTRTVAECVAFYYMWKKSERFDYFAQQNRFGKKKYSCYPGVTDLMDRLVDEAEGLAVDSSLSVCSAGAGGRMEASTEQQLGLLNSITASDLTALSNSVATVCNGPGDMSCLDSPYFPPLESLHRGAMSHDDQLNYATNGDSGCLNMLDSGFYRSDLGQISMCSTKDCERPSKRLKMGLSDSFINDVSVTNLGVDFEGRRAHRITGATMAVSVTDFSSIGSGEANGFIGSHSRHHQHTALQSD from the exons ATGGCGGAG GCTTCCTTTGGGAGTTCGAGCCCTG TTGGCTCTTTGTCCTCAGAGGATCACGATTTTGATCCAACAGCTGAGATGTTAATTCATGAATATGACGATGAGAGAACTTTGGAGGAGGAAGAGCTTTTGGATGGAGAGAAGAATTTCAGTGCAGAATTATCAGACTTGGAGAGG GAGGGGAACATGCCGATCGAGGAATTGTTGGCTATGTATCGTTATGAGGCGTCAGTCAGTACAGGGGCGGGATCTAGCATGGACAGTTCTTCTGTTGAACTAGCTGATGATCTGCCTGACATGACCCTGGATAAG GAGGAGATAGCGAAAGATCTCCTGTCAGGAGATTATGAGGAGGAGACCCAGTCCTCTGCGGATGATCTGACCCCTTCTGTTACCTCCCATGATGCCACAGACTTTTTTCCTAGAACACTCAGAT CCAATGCAACATATGATGGTGATAAAGAATCTGAGGGGGAGGAGGATGGTGTGAGCAGTGAAGATTCTAGAAAG GAAATAATGGTTGGGTCTCAGTATCAAGCAGAAGTTCCCATGGGGCTCAGCCACTACAATGATGATGAAAAGG TGTACGAGGAGGACGATCAGCTGCTGTGGTGTCCTGACGTGCTGTCAGAGTGTAAAGTGAGAGACTACCTCAAAGAAGCGCTGACACAGTCTACAGATGACAGCACACAAGATCCCACATCTGAACACATACGAGATAACGAACAG GCCTTGTTTGAgcttttgaaatgtaattacGACACCCGTGAGGCACTGACGCGATACCGCAGTAATGTGAAGACCTCGAAGG AAGAATCCCCACCGTGGTCAGAGGATGAATGTAGGAACTTTGAACATGCGCTGCAGATTTATGAGAAAAACTTCCATCTTATTCAGAAACACAAG gttCAGACACGGACTGTAGCAGAATGTGTGGCTTTTTATTACATGTGGAAAAAGTCAGAACGGTTTGACTACTTTGCTCAACAGAACCGATTTGGCAAGAAGAAGTACAGTTGTTACCCGGGTGTGAC AGACCTGATGGACAGGCTGGTGGATGAGGCGGAGGGTCTGGCGGTGGACAGCTCGTTGTCCGTATGTTCAGCAGGAGCAGGGGGAAGGATGGAGGCGTCGACAGAGCAACAGCTTGGACTGCTCAACTCCATCACCGCCAGCGACCTCACAG CCCTTAGTAACAGTGTAGCAACTGTGTGCAACGGTCCAGGAGACATGAGCTGTTTAGACTCCCCTTATTTCCCCCCTCTGGAGAGTTTACACAGAGGAGCCATGAGCCATGATGATCAGCTCAACTACGCCACGAACGGAGACAGTGGCTGCCTCAACATGCTGGATTCTGGCTTCTACCGCTCCGACCTGGGCCAGATCAGCATGTGCAGCACCAAAGACTGCGAACGGCCCTCCAAGAGGCTCAAAATGGGCCTTTCGGACTCCTTCATTAACGACGTGTCCGTAACTAACCTGGGCGTGGACTTCGAGGGCAGACGCGCACATCGCATTACAGGCGCCACAATGGCGGTGTCGGTCACAGACTTCAGCAGCATAGGGAGCGGCGAAGCCAACGGTTTCATTGGCTCTCATTCACGACACCACCAACACACTGCACTTCAGTCCGACTGA
- the mier3b gene encoding mesoderm induction early response protein 3 isoform X2 → MAEASFGSSSPVGSLSSEDHDFDPTAEMLIHEYDDERTLEEEELLDGEKNFSAELSDLEREGNMPIEELLAMYRYEASVSTGAGSSMDSSSVELADDLPDMTLDKEEIAKDLLSGDYEEETQSSADDLTPSVTSHDATDFFPRTLRSNATYDGDKESEGEEDGVSSEDSRKEIMVGSQYQAEVPMGLSHYNDDEKVYEEDDQLLWCPDVLSECKVRDYLKEALTQSTDDSTQDPTSEHIRDNEQALFELLKCNYDTREALTRYRSNVKTSKESPPWSEDECRNFEHALQIYEKNFHLIQKHKVQTRTVAECVAFYYMWKKSERFDYFAQQNRFGKKKYSCYPGVTDLMDRLVDEAEGLAVDSSLSVCSAGAGGRMEASTEQQLGLLNSITASDLTALSNSVATVCNGPGDMSCLDSPYFPPLESLHRGAMSHDDQLNYATNGDSGCLNMLDSGFYRSDLGQISMCSTKDCERPSKRLKMGLSDSFINDVSVTNLGVDFEGRRAHRITGATMAVSVTDFSSIGSGEANGFIGSHSRHHQHTALQSD, encoded by the exons ATGGCGGAG GCTTCCTTTGGGAGTTCGAGCCCTG TTGGCTCTTTGTCCTCAGAGGATCACGATTTTGATCCAACAGCTGAGATGTTAATTCATGAATATGACGATGAGAGAACTTTGGAGGAGGAAGAGCTTTTGGATGGAGAGAAGAATTTCAGTGCAGAATTATCAGACTTGGAGAGG GAGGGGAACATGCCGATCGAGGAATTGTTGGCTATGTATCGTTATGAGGCGTCAGTCAGTACAGGGGCGGGATCTAGCATGGACAGTTCTTCTGTTGAACTAGCTGATGATCTGCCTGACATGACCCTGGATAAG GAGGAGATAGCGAAAGATCTCCTGTCAGGAGATTATGAGGAGGAGACCCAGTCCTCTGCGGATGATCTGACCCCTTCTGTTACCTCCCATGATGCCACAGACTTTTTTCCTAGAACACTCAGAT CCAATGCAACATATGATGGTGATAAAGAATCTGAGGGGGAGGAGGATGGTGTGAGCAGTGAAGATTCTAGAAAG GAAATAATGGTTGGGTCTCAGTATCAAGCAGAAGTTCCCATGGGGCTCAGCCACTACAATGATGATGAAAAGG TGTACGAGGAGGACGATCAGCTGCTGTGGTGTCCTGACGTGCTGTCAGAGTGTAAAGTGAGAGACTACCTCAAAGAAGCGCTGACACAGTCTACAGATGACAGCACACAAGATCCCACATCTGAACACATACGAGATAACGAACAG GCCTTGTTTGAgcttttgaaatgtaattacGACACCCGTGAGGCACTGACGCGATACCGCAGTAATGTGAAGACCTCGAAGG AATCCCCACCGTGGTCAGAGGATGAATGTAGGAACTTTGAACATGCGCTGCAGATTTATGAGAAAAACTTCCATCTTATTCAGAAACACAAG gttCAGACACGGACTGTAGCAGAATGTGTGGCTTTTTATTACATGTGGAAAAAGTCAGAACGGTTTGACTACTTTGCTCAACAGAACCGATTTGGCAAGAAGAAGTACAGTTGTTACCCGGGTGTGAC AGACCTGATGGACAGGCTGGTGGATGAGGCGGAGGGTCTGGCGGTGGACAGCTCGTTGTCCGTATGTTCAGCAGGAGCAGGGGGAAGGATGGAGGCGTCGACAGAGCAACAGCTTGGACTGCTCAACTCCATCACCGCCAGCGACCTCACAG CCCTTAGTAACAGTGTAGCAACTGTGTGCAACGGTCCAGGAGACATGAGCTGTTTAGACTCCCCTTATTTCCCCCCTCTGGAGAGTTTACACAGAGGAGCCATGAGCCATGATGATCAGCTCAACTACGCCACGAACGGAGACAGTGGCTGCCTCAACATGCTGGATTCTGGCTTCTACCGCTCCGACCTGGGCCAGATCAGCATGTGCAGCACCAAAGACTGCGAACGGCCCTCCAAGAGGCTCAAAATGGGCCTTTCGGACTCCTTCATTAACGACGTGTCCGTAACTAACCTGGGCGTGGACTTCGAGGGCAGACGCGCACATCGCATTACAGGCGCCACAATGGCGGTGTCGGTCACAGACTTCAGCAGCATAGGGAGCGGCGAAGCCAACGGTTTCATTGGCTCTCATTCACGACACCACCAACACACTGCACTTCAGTCCGACTGA
- the kgd4 gene encoding 28S ribosomal protein S36, mitochondrial produces MGSKVSGKMAAASRVVQVVRPHAPLIKFPDRKSVPRPNVQEALKVLTASLPQISPSAPPPATSISPPPRPPGPISRLPGTPDSISVVKDLPQKYRRRTLALDEMDYIQRGGPE; encoded by the exons ATGGGAAGCAAAGTGAGTGGCAAGATGGCAGCTGCCAGTCGGGTCGTGCAG GTTGTGCGACCTcatgcacctttaataaaatttCCAGATCGAAAGAGTGTCCCTAGGCCAAATG TACAAGAGGCACTGAAGGTTCTTACAGCCAGTCTCCCACAGATCTCCCCATCCGCACCTCCACCTGCAACATCAATATCACCTCCTCCCAGACCACCGGGACCCATCAGCCGACTGCCGGGCACCCCGGACAGCATCTCTGTAGTTAAAGATCTCCCTCAGAAATACCGCAGGAGAACCCTTGCATTAGATGAAATGGACTACATCCAG CGAGGCGGACCAGAGTGA
- the cenph gene encoding centromere protein H, with protein sequence MSSSNHGGPSSDSDPAETNNSLPDPSSASDGVTPTRLLKMKEIMENQCFEMNVKVSLGKHKESHEAEEDLSKYESAIEQARLSYFNKTLVLNRMQIWNAIIEKMIQNDADAEALKELTNENTELCEKTIQIIKETRELQDQITDIQKERLDIKGQIKKKMLEINELKRVKENQGEVQQRAKERAEAVLQKHQKVTTILQNVLRGIILASKVNWRDDPKLRDLAMGLENIPN encoded by the exons ATGAGTTCCAGTAATCATGGTGGACCCTCTTCAGATAGTGACCCTGCTGAAACGAACAACAGCCTGCCTGATCCTTCGTCAGCTTCTGATGGAGTGACACCCACACGTTTGCTAAA aatgaaagaaataatgGAAAATCAGTGTTTCGAAATGAATGTTAAAGTCAGCCTGG GAAAACACAAAGAGTCACATGAAGCTGAAGAAGATCT ATCCAAGTATGAAAGTGCAATAGAGCAGGCAAGACTCTCATACTTCAACAAGACACTGGTATTAAACAG AATGCAGATTTGGAATGCCATCATTGAAAAGATGATTCAGAATGATGCAGATGCTGA GGCACTAAAGGAACTTACCAATGAGAACACTGAGCTCTGTGAAAAGACCATACAAATTATAAAG gaaACACGAGAGCTTCAGGACCAGATCACAGATATTCAAAAGGAAAGACTTG ACATAAAAGgacaaattaagaaaaaaatgctgGAGATAAATGAGTTGAAACGGGTGAAGGAAAATCAGGGAGAGGTTCAGCAGAGAGCCAAGGAAAGAGCTGAAGCGGTTCTACAGAAACACCAGAAAGTCACCaccattttacaaaatgtgctTCGG GGAATTATACTGGCCAGTAAAGTCAACTGGAGAGATGATCCAAAGTTAAGAGACCTTGCAATGGGACTAGAAAACATACCTAACTAA